ATCTATATTAACTACACAAGAATACTCAGCGCTTGTTTGCTTAAAGCCGATACCCCTACGCCAAGGCCAAGCCTGAAGCTGGGGTGTGGCCAATTAGGCTTCCATGGCAAGGAAATCCTCGATGGTTTCGCGGCGAACCATCAGGCGGGCTTTTCCATCTTTCACGCTTACTACCGCAGGGCGGGTAAACATGTTGTAGCGGCTGGCCATGGCAAAGCAATAGGCACCAGTTGCTGCCAGCGCAAGCAAATCGCCGGGGCGGATATCCTCCGGGTAGCGCTGATCGGCAATCAAAATATCGCCCGATTCGCAGTGGCTTCCCACCACGCGCGAATCGCAAAGCTCGCCCTCGCACAGGCGGCTGACTACGCGCGCATCATATTCAGCCTGATACAGCGCTGGGCGAATATTATCGCTCATGCCGCCATCGACGGCGATATAGCGCCTGGTCAAATCATCAGTAACGTGCACGTCTTTGATGGTGCCCACCTCATACACCGTGACGGTGGACGGCCCTGCAATCGCGCGGCCTGGTTCCACCATGATCGTGGGAGCCTCCAGCCCAAGGCGATCTGCCTCTGCCTTAACGCGAGCAATCAGATCCGCCGCCACAGCCTGCACATCAAGCGGGGTGTCGTTTTCGGTATAGGCAATGCCATAGCCGCCACCAAGGTCGAGCACGGGCAAGCGAGTGTCGAGCTCTTCTTGCAAGGTGTTTTGCAAACGCATCAAACGCTTGGCGGCAAGGGAGAAGCCTTCGGCATCAAAGACTTGGCTGCCCACATGGCAGTGCAAGCCGCGCAGATCGAGCCAGGGGTGGTGGAAGGCTTGTTCCGCCGCCTGCTTTGCTGCCCCACTGGCCAGTGAGAATCCGAATTTCTGATCCTCGTGGCTGGTGGCAATAAATTCATGGGTGTGGGCATCCACGCCTGGGGTCACACGCACCAATACCGGTTGCACCTTGCCCTGGCGCTCAGCCTCTGCGCCAAGGGATGCAATTTCTTGGAAGCTATCGAGCACCACATGTTCAACACCGGCGCTCACGCAAGCTTGAAGGTACTGCGCAGACTTGTTATTGCCGTGAGCAGTAATGCGCCCTGCGGGAAAATCGGCGGCCTGCGCCACCCGCAGCTCGCCATAGCTTGCAACATCGAGCGAGAGCCCCTCTTGCGCCACCCACCTGGCAATTTCGCGGGTTAAAAATGCCTTGGAGGCATAGTGCACGCGCTCAGGGCCTTGGTAGGCGCGCGCCAGATCGCGGCAGCGGCTTCGGAAATCATCTTCATCCACCACGAATAACGGGGTGCCGAATTCTTCTGCCAGCTCCGGTAGCGACACCCCGGCGATGCTCACCACGCCGTTATCGTCGCGGGAGGCGTTTTTTGGCCACACATGCGCCGGAAGGCCATTGAAGTCGCCTTCGGGGAAGGTGATGCGCTTGGTGGGCGAATAGCTAGAGGTGTACTGAATACCGACTACGTGATCCATGCGAGACTTTCTCGTTTCTATACAAACGCCACCAGGTGAAAAGCCTGGGGCGCGATGCCTTGGTGTAGCTGAAGATGGCCCTATTTTGCCTAGCACTGCCAGGCACTAGGCAAGCGCAGCTTCAGCCTTGTATGCCCGCTTGTTACATGCGCTCCGGTGCGCTCACGCCAAGCAGGCCGAGCGCATTGGCCAATACCTGACGGGTGGCTGCTGCCAGTGCCAGGCGTGCGCTGTGCAAATCGCTGGCCTGTTCGTCTTGTTTGGGCAAAATCTGGCAGGAGTCATAGAAGCGGTGGAAGGTGCCTGCGAGTTGCTCGGCATACCTGGCTACGCGGTGAGGCTCGCGCAAGGTGGCAGCGGCCTTTACCACGGCCGGGAATTCTCCCAGCGTGCGAATAAGCTCGCCTTCGCGCTCATGGGTGAGCAGACCGAGGTTATCGGTGCTCAAGTCCACGCCCAGGGCTTCTGCCTTGCGGGCAATGGAACACAGGCGGGCGTGCCCGTATTGCACGTAGTAGACGGGGTTATCGCTGGATTGCGAAGACCACAGCTCCAAGTCAATATCCAGGCTGGAATCCACCGAGGATCGGATCATGGCGTAGCGGGCGGCATCAACACCGATTGCCTCCACCAGATCGTCCAAGGTGATCACGGTGCCGGCACGCTTGGACATCTTCACTGCCTGGCCATCGCGAACCAGATTGACCATCTGGCCAATGAGCACCTCTACTGTATCGGCGTCATATCCCATGGCTGCGGTGGCGGCACGCAGGCGGTTGATATAGCCGTGGTGATCGGCGCCGAGCATATAAATGCAGAGGTTAAAGCCGCGTTCGATCTTATTGGCCACATAGGCAATATCGCCGGCGATATAGGCTGCGTCGCCGTCGGATTTGATCACCACACGGTCTTTATCGTCGCCATAATCGGTGGACTTCAGCCACCAGGCGCCATCTTCAAAGTAGAGGTTGCCGTTGGCTTTGAGCTTTTCGACGGCCTTTTCCACAGCGCCAGTTTCAAAGAGCTCGTTTTCGTGGAAGTACACATCGAAATCGGTGCCGAATTCATGCAGCGATTTCTTAATGTGAGCAAACATCAGCTCCACGCCGCGGGCGCGGAAGGCCTCGCGTTGTTCTTCGCCTTCAAGCTCCATTACCTCAGGTGCAGCCTTAACAATGTCTGCTGCGATTTCTTGGATGTAATCGCCGCCGTAGCCGTTTTCAGGGGTGGGCTCGCCTTTGGCAGCAGCGACTAAGGAGTCGGTGAAGTTATCGATCTGCTTGCCGTGATCGTTGAAGTAGTATTCGCGCGTGACCGCAGCACCCGAGGCCTCCAAGACTCGACCCAGGGCATCACCCACGGCAGCCCAGCGGGTGCCGCCAAGGTGGATGGGGCCGGTGGGGTTTGCAGAGACGAACTCGAGGTTGACGTTGCGGTCTGCATATATCTCGGAACGGCCAAAGGCTGCGGCCTCAGCGAGGATATTGGCCACGATCTTGCCTTGGGCATCGGCGGCAAGGCGGATATTCAAAAAGCCTGGGCCTGCGATTTCGGCGACCTCGATGGCTTCGTCGTTACTTAGGGCGTCGGCAAGCAACTGGCCAAGCTCGCGGGGGTTCATGCCGACCTTCTTGGCCACTTGGAGTGCAATATTCGTGGCGTAATCGCCGTGCTCGGGGTTACGAGGGCGCTCCACCACCACCTGCTGCGGCAGCACAGCGGCGTCGAGATCGCGGCTTTGCAGCACTTCGGTGGCGGTGGAATGAATGAGGTGGCTTAGGTCGGCTGGAGTCATGACTAAGCAGTGTAATTGCCCCAGCCCGTGGGCAAAAACCTAGCCCACAACCATCCAACCAAGCACGGAGGTGGACTGCAGGTACACGATGATGCAGATGTACACCAGCAGGCCAAGCGAATACTTCCAGGCTTGGGCCATGATCTTTCGCTCGCCATTTTCCATCGCTACCGCGGTGGCCGCGATGGTTAGGGTTTGAGGGCTCATCATCTTGCCCAAGGTGGCACCGGCAGTATTGGCACCAATCAGCAGCGTGGGGCTTACGCCGACTTGCTGCGCGGTGGTGGCCTGCATCTGCGAGAAGAGTGCGTTTGCCGAGGTAGCAGAGCCTGTGACCCAGGTACCGATCCAACCCAGCACTGGCGAAAGCAGCGGGAAGATGGTGCCGGTGGCGGCCAGGAAGGCGCCGATGGAGGCGGTTTGGCCGGACATGTTCATCACATAGGCCAGACCCATCACCGCGGCGATGGTCAGTGCCGAATAGCGCATCTTATAACCGCCCTCGCCGAGGGTGGCAAAGGCCTTCGATAGCGACATCGGGTATTTTCCGCCCTCTGCGGTGGCGGCGTACACCAAGGCGGTGATGATGCCGCAGAAGAACAAGATGGTGCCCGGTGTGGAAAGCCAGTTGAAGTTGAAGATGGTGTTGGTAATTGGCTCGCCTGCCTCATTGAGCAAATGTCCGTGCAGCCCAGGCCATTCGATCTTGATGGTGGTGCTATTAAGCGCTGCTGGCAGATCAAAGCCGATGCGCCACAGGCTGGTGATGGAGAACACCACCACGATCAGCACATAGGGGAAGAGGGCGAGCACGGCGTTGCGGGTATCGAGGTGCAGTTGCGAGGCGTCGATTTCCGAGGCTTGTTCTTCAGGGGTGGTTGGCTTCCATACTCGCAAAAGCAGCACGCCGGCGGTGAGCGAAAGCAGGCAGGCTACTACGTCGGTAAGCACATAGGAGAAGTAGTTGGAGGCAAGGAATTGTCCTCCGCCGAAGGTCACGCCAAGGGTGATGGCCATGGGCCAGGTTTGGCGCACTCCTCGCATGCCATCCATGATCAAGGCGAGCACGAAGGGCACCACCAGGGCGATCAGCGAGACTTGCCTACCTGCCATTGCGGCTACTTCGGCACCGGGAATCTGGTTGAGCAATCCGGCGGTGGTCACGGGGATGGCCATGGCGCCGAAGGCCACGGGTGAGGCATTGGCCACGAAGGTCACGAGCACGGCCTTCATGGGCTTTAGGCCAATGGCAAGCAACATCGCGGCCACGATGGCAATGGGTGCGCCGAATCCGGCCAAAGCTTCGAGCAATCCGCCGAAGGCAAAGCCGATGAGCATGGCTTGCACGCGCATATCGCCGCGGCCGATTTTAGAAAAGATGGTGCGTAGGTCTTCGAATCTGCCGGATTTCACGGTGAGGTCATAGACCCATACCGCCATCCAGATGATGTAGACGATGGGGAAAAGGCCAAAGGCCACGCCCTGGCTGAGCGAGGCAAAGGCCAAGTTTGCGGGCATGCCAAAAAGCAGGATGCCGGTGGCAAGCGCTACGCCGACTGAGGCGATGGCTGCCCAGTGCGCCTTCATCTTGAGCACCATCAGGAAGAGGAAGAAGCCCACCAGCGGCAGGATTGCGCAAAGGGCTGAGAGCCCGAGGCTGCCGCCTACAGCGCTCGTCGAGGGGGTAAACATGATTGGGAGTGCTCCTTCATGCACAGCGCAGACTGTGTAATAGAACACAAATGGCCTGCGAACGTTTCCATTTCACTGCTTCCTACTATTGACCCGCACCGTGGCGCAAGACAACTTTTGCATCCGGCAACAAAGCAAGATCGGTGGCACAAACGCGCGGGAAAGTAGCTAGGAACGGGGAAAAGAATTAAAACGTATTTTCCACCACATTTCTTTTTGCACCAAGCCAAGGCCGCGTCAGCTCGCGCCAAGATTTCCTTTGCATAAAGGGGCGTCTAGCCATAGGAAAAGGCATTTAAGAAACATTGATATTTCTTAAGTCTTTGCAGCTCAACCGCTATCTACACCCGAAGGCGCGCCAAGATTTTTCGCTAGGATAGCCATCGACAGGTGACACCTGGGGCGTATGCCCTAGAACGTGCCACACCAGCATTTCCAGAAATATTTTGCAAGGAGCAAGAAACGTGAGAGTTGCGCTCTTTTCCACCTGCATCGGCGATGCCATGTTCCCCGATGCCTCCAAGGCCACAGCACTGATCCTGTCGCGCCTTGGCTACGAGGTGGTCTTCCCAGACGCCCAAACCTGTTGTGGGCAAATGCATGTCAATACCGGCTACCAAAAAGAAGCCGTGCCACTGATCCGTACCTATGTCGATGCCTTTGCCGATCCATCCATCGACTTCGTGGTGGCACCGTCCGGTTCCTGTGTTGGCGCCGTGCGCGAACAACACGAACATGTGGCCTCGCGCTATGGCGATGCAGCGCTTGTCGATGGCGCCAAGAAGGCCGCGAAGAAAACCTATGACTTGCCGGAATTTCTTATCGACGTAGCCGGCACCGACCAGCTCGGCGCCTTCTTCCCCCACCGGGTGACCTACCACCCCTCGTGCCACGGGCTGCGCTTTATCAAGTTGGGTGATCGCCCCTACCGCCTTCTAGAAAATGTAGAAGGCATCGACCTGGTTACCCTGCCCAATGCCGAGGAATGCTGCGGCTTTGGTGGCACCTTCGCTTTGAAAAACGCCGAGACTTCGGCGGCCATGGTCTCTGATAAGGCCCGCAATATTAAGTCCACCGATGCCGAGTACGTCACCGGCGGCGATTCTTCCTGCTTGATGAATATCGCAGGCTCACTCTCACGCCAGCACATGGGCGTTCGAGCTATTCACCTGGCGGAGATTTTGGCTTCTACCAAGCAAAATCCCTGGACTCCCACCACCGCCGCTTACTCTAAGGAGAGCATGCTGTGAGCGTTTCACTCGGAACCCCCAAGATGCCGCCGCGCGCCTCGGATATTTCCTTATTGCACGGCAAAGAGCGCTTCCCCAAAGCTGCACACGATGGGCTCTATAACGCCACGCAGCGCCGTAACTTGCACAAGGCCACCACGACCATTCGTGAAAAGCGCGCCAATGTCATCAGCGAGATCGACGATTGGGAGGCATTGCGCGAGGCTGGTTCTGCCACCAAGCGCGATGTGCTTGCCCGCCTGCCCGAGCTGCTTGAGCAGTTCGAGGCTGCGGTGACTGCGCGCGGCGGACATGTGCACTGGGCTCGCGATGCAGAAGAAGCCGGCCGCATTGTCAAAGAGCTTGTGCAGGCCACCGGTGAGAAGGAGGTGGTCAAGATTAAGTCCATGGCCACCCAGGAGATTGCTTTAAATGAGCAGCTCGAATCCGTTGGTATTCACGCACAAGAAACGGACTTGGCAGAGCTGATTGTGCAGCTTGGCCACGACCGCCCCTCGCATATTTTGGTGCCGGCTATTCACCGTAACCGCGCCGAAATTCGCGATATCTTCGTCCACGAGATGCCCAATACGGACGACTCACTCAGCTCAGAGCCAGCCGAGCTGGCGGAGGCGTCTCGCACCTTCCTGCGCGAGCAGTTTATGAAGGCCAAGGTGGCCATTTGTGGCGCCAACTTCGGCATTGCAGAAACCGGCCACGTCACCATCGTGGAATCTGAGGGCAATGGCCGCATGTGCCTTACCCTGCCGGAAACCCTGATCTCTGTGATGGGCATTGAAAAGATCCTGCCCACCTTTGCCGATTATGAGGTGTTCTTGCAGCTTCTGCCTCGC
This window of the Corynebacterium pseudopelargi genome carries:
- the lysA gene encoding diaminopimelate decarboxylase — encoded protein: MDHVVGIQYTSSYSPTKRITFPEGDFNGLPAHVWPKNASRDDNGVVSIAGVSLPELAEEFGTPLFVVDEDDFRSRCRDLARAYQGPERVHYASKAFLTREIARWVAQEGLSLDVASYGELRVAQAADFPAGRITAHGNNKSAQYLQACVSAGVEHVVLDSFQEIASLGAEAERQGKVQPVLVRVTPGVDAHTHEFIATSHEDQKFGFSLASGAAKQAAEQAFHHPWLDLRGLHCHVGSQVFDAEGFSLAAKRLMRLQNTLQEELDTRLPVLDLGGGYGIAYTENDTPLDVQAVAADLIARVKAEADRLGLEAPTIMVEPGRAIAGPSTVTVYEVGTIKDVHVTDDLTRRYIAVDGGMSDNIRPALYQAEYDARVVSRLCEGELCDSRVVGSHCESGDILIADQRYPEDIRPGDLLALAATGAYCFAMASRYNMFTRPAVVSVKDGKARLMVRRETIEDFLAMEA
- a CDS encoding lactate utilization protein B codes for the protein MSVSLGTPKMPPRASDISLLHGKERFPKAAHDGLYNATQRRNLHKATTTIREKRANVISEIDDWEALREAGSATKRDVLARLPELLEQFEAAVTARGGHVHWARDAEEAGRIVKELVQATGEKEVVKIKSMATQEIALNEQLESVGIHAQETDLAELIVQLGHDRPSHILVPAIHRNRAEIRDIFVHEMPNTDDSLSSEPAELAEASRTFLREQFMKAKVAICGANFGIAETGHVTIVESEGNGRMCLTLPETLISVMGIEKILPTFADYEVFLQLLPRSSTGERMNPYTSLWSGVTEGDGPENFHIVLLDNGRTAALSNEIGREALKCIRCSACLNVCPVYERAGGHAYGSTYPGPIGAILTPQLTGMEDDQSVNGSLPFASSLCGRCNEVCPVKIPITDALLELRHQKVSEHKPFVEGSLMTAMQFTWGNETVWNTLSRMVFLGRVMGGFKGKITHLPSFLSGWTDFRDVPVPPKKSFRQWFESDEARELLNQAREQGLADDSKED
- a CDS encoding (Fe-S)-binding protein, which encodes MRVALFSTCIGDAMFPDASKATALILSRLGYEVVFPDAQTCCGQMHVNTGYQKEAVPLIRTYVDAFADPSIDFVVAPSGSCVGAVREQHEHVASRYGDAALVDGAKKAAKKTYDLPEFLIDVAGTDQLGAFFPHRVTYHPSCHGLRFIKLGDRPYRLLENVEGIDLVTLPNAEECCGFGGTFALKNAETSAAMVSDKARNIKSTDAEYVTGGDSSCLMNIAGSLSRQHMGVRAIHLAEILASTKQNPWTPTTAAYSKESML
- the argS gene encoding arginine--tRNA ligase; this translates as MTPADLSHLIHSTATEVLQSRDLDAAVLPQQVVVERPRNPEHGDYATNIALQVAKKVGMNPRELGQLLADALSNDEAIEVAEIAGPGFLNIRLAADAQGKIVANILAEAAAFGRSEIYADRNVNLEFVSANPTGPIHLGGTRWAAVGDALGRVLEASGAAVTREYYFNDHGKQIDNFTDSLVAAAKGEPTPENGYGGDYIQEIAADIVKAAPEVMELEGEEQREAFRARGVELMFAHIKKSLHEFGTDFDVYFHENELFETGAVEKAVEKLKANGNLYFEDGAWWLKSTDYGDDKDRVVIKSDGDAAYIAGDIAYVANKIERGFNLCIYMLGADHHGYINRLRAATAAMGYDADTVEVLIGQMVNLVRDGQAVKMSKRAGTVITLDDLVEAIGVDAARYAMIRSSVDSSLDIDLELWSSQSSDNPVYYVQYGHARLCSIARKAEALGVDLSTDNLGLLTHEREGELIRTLGEFPAVVKAAATLREPHRVARYAEQLAGTFHRFYDSCQILPKQDEQASDLHSARLALAAATRQVLANALGLLGVSAPERM
- a CDS encoding L-lactate permease, whose amino-acid sequence is MFTPSTSAVGGSLGLSALCAILPLVGFFLFLMVLKMKAHWAAIASVGVALATGILLFGMPANLAFASLSQGVAFGLFPIVYIIWMAVWVYDLTVKSGRFEDLRTIFSKIGRGDMRVQAMLIGFAFGGLLEALAGFGAPIAIVAAMLLAIGLKPMKAVLVTFVANASPVAFGAMAIPVTTAGLLNQIPGAEVAAMAGRQVSLIALVVPFVLALIMDGMRGVRQTWPMAITLGVTFGGGQFLASNYFSYVLTDVVACLLSLTAGVLLLRVWKPTTPEEQASEIDASQLHLDTRNAVLALFPYVLIVVVFSITSLWRIGFDLPAALNSTTIKIEWPGLHGHLLNEAGEPITNTIFNFNWLSTPGTILFFCGIITALVYAATAEGGKYPMSLSKAFATLGEGGYKMRYSALTIAAVMGLAYVMNMSGQTASIGAFLAATGTIFPLLSPVLGWIGTWVTGSATSANALFSQMQATTAQQVGVSPTLLIGANTAGATLGKMMSPQTLTIAATAVAMENGERKIMAQAWKYSLGLLVYICIIVYLQSTSVLGWMVVG